TCGCATCCACGACCAGGTCGGCCTGCAGCACTGTTTCCTCGTCGCCGGCTCCCGCGGTTTTGTGGGGACGGGCCACCACTGCGGTGACGCCTCGCTCTCGATCGAGCTGTAGCCGGTCCACCCGCAGTCCGTAATGAACGGTCACGGCGTCCAGCGCGGTGACACGCCGCCGGATAGCATGTTCGAGCAGGGGCCGGGGCATCAACTGCACATCGACATCGACCGGCTCCCGCGATGTCCAGCCGGTGGGGAACAGGATTCTCACCCCTTCGGCAAAGTCGATCACAGGGCACCCCTCGGCGAGCAACTCGGACCGAAGACCGGGGAAGAACTCCTCCACCTGACTCGCGCCACGAGTCGTCAGTGCATGTGGGTGCGCAGACTGCGGGACGCCGGGACGCGACTCGGCACCGGGTTCGCTGTCTTGCTCCACGATGGTGACCTGGCGGAAATGGGAGGACAGCACACGAGCGCTCAGCAGGCCGGCGAAGCCACCGCCCAATACGATGGCGCTGTCCCACCACCTTGTTCCAGTCATCACTGGCCTCTCATGTGTGAAGCGACTGAGATCTGGGCCGACGATGCTTCCGCTACGACCACCGCCAGAGTTCCTGCCCCGTACAACGTGGCCAGCAGGCTTGATCGATTTCTCCGGATCATCGATACAACCCCCTGGCGTGGCGGACGGAGACCATGCTGGGTCCACCACTGGCAGCCGTGAGTCATGGATTTCTACGGATGCAGCGAACATCGATGACGTCCATGCTCGCGGTCTGCGCGGCGAGTACGCCTTCGTCGGTGTTTTCGTAGGCCAGACATTCCTGCGCTGGCACGTCTAGTTGTGCTGCGGCGGCGAGGTAGGCATCAGGGGCGGGCTTGAGTGCGGCGACGTCCTCTCGGGCGACGACGGTGCTGATCGTTTCGGCGAGGCCGATGAATCGCAATCCGGCCCGTACAACCTGGCCATCGTTGGAGGAGGCGACGGCGACCGGACCCCGGGCGGCGGCTGCACGGGCCAGTCGGGCGGCGGGCAGTTCACGCAGGTGATCGACGGCGCTAGCCAGCCAGCGGACACGCACTGCGGCTACCCACTCGGCATCGGTGCACGGCAGCACCACCTTGTGCTCGCGGATCAGCCATCGACGAAACGCCGCTAAGTCCCCCAGCGGAGCCAACTGCAGGCTCGCGCAAGGAACGGTGATCGAGGTGTAACAACATAAAGCCGCGTGGCAGCTGGTGAGGTTGAGGGTACCGGTGTCGACCAGGGTGCCATCGAAATCGAAGATTCGTGCGCTATAACCCATGGTGTGTGTCCTGTTTTTGCGCCTGCGCCAGCCGCCGCCTACCGGCAGCAACGGCCGATGCGGCGTGGTCAACCCGAGTATGTAGCGTCCATATCGGTCCACTCAACGCCGGTGGTGAAAGGATGCAGCGGTGCCGAAGTTCAACACCATGTGAGATTGTTTACGTAGAAGATGGTCAAGATTTGCACTTTTCTACGGCTGGATATTCCTCCAAGGGTTACTTCTTTGATCGATGGTAGATATCCCTCCGGGAGCTGTTCGTCTTCTGCATGTGCGAGCTTGTTTAAAATCAGCCCGTGTTTAACAGCGCGAGCCAATCCGTGTGCAAGCAGGCCGGTGGGTGAATACCCCCGCACGCCAACCAGTCTGGGCTCTACGGCGCCCAGTGGGCTCGGCCCCGGCCCCGCCCGGCGGATGACACGCCGGATGTAACCGCTGCTGCAGGCAGTCCTGGCCCATGGTTGCCCGGCCCCCGCACCGCGCCCGATACACGGACTGGCGAACCGAAGGCGGGGGGATGGCGGGGGCTGCATCTCCTGTCGCGCGTTCCGTGGTCGAGCGGGACCTCGGCCCAGGGCAGCTCTTTGACCCGCGAGGTGCCCACCCACCGCTCGGCGTTGACATCGGGGTCAGGGTCGGCGCCGCCGACGGGTGAGATTGGGCACGGAGGCATGGGCGGCCACCTGCTGCTCCATGGCCGCGTTGGCCTCCTTGAGCTTGCTGTTTTCGATCTCCAAGACGTGGACGATCCGGGCCAGGAGCTGCGCCTGTCCGCGCAGATCGTCGCGTTCGGCGCGGACGCGGGCCAGGTCCCGCTGCTGCTTGGCCGCGCGGGCCCGCGCCGAGTCGGGCAGCGCTTCAGAGACGGGGGTGCGGGCCTTGACCAGGGCGTAGAACAGGTCCTTGATGCCGGTGTGCTTGTGGGTGAGCTTGTTGCGGCGCGGTCCGGCTTCGGTGGCCAGGGAGACGACGGTCAGCGTGCCGTCGGAGTGCAGCGGGGCGCCGATCAGCAGGCGCACCATGGCAGGGGTGATGGCTCTTATCTCCGCGGTGCCCTCAGTGTCGGCGTGTCCCTGGGCGTGGGCGAGGGCCTCGCCGACGAGCTGGGCCAGCGCCGCACCGTCGCGCGGGCCGGAGGCGGCCGCGGCGGGGGTGCTCATCGTCGCTCCTCGGCGTCGGTGTCGGCCAGCTGCTCGGCCTCGTGGCGGCGGATGATGGCGGTGAGGTGGGCCTTGCGCTGCTGTTCGCGAGCGGCGATGGGGTAGGGGGCGAGGCCGGTGTCGGTGTCCGCGTCGATCCGCGCGACCTCGGCCCGCAGGGCAGTGATCTGGCTGTCGGTGCGGCTGATGTTCGCGCACGCCGGGTGGCAGCGGGAGTGGTCGGGGGTGCTCCGGCCGCCGTCGCCCGCCCGGGCGCGGTCAGGGTTGCACAGCGCGGTGAACACGTCGTGGTTGCAGGTCAGGAACGCCTTCGAGTCCTCGTACACCTGGAGGCGGGGGTTGGCGACCAGCGCGCGCAGTTCGCGTTTGCCGAGGTAGGTCCCGGCGTAGCGGTCGGAGAACCCCGCGGCCGCGGTGCGGTAGCGGTCGGCCGCCGGGCCGCTGACCTTCCCGCCGGCGGCGAGGCGTTCGCTGGCCTCGGTGAGGGTCTCGGCCAGGCTAGGCCCTTCTCCTGGTCCAGGACCTCGAGCATGTCGGCCTTGGAGCGGCCGGTGTAGGACTCCGGCATGGCGGTGGCCGCGTGGCCGTACTGCACCGCGAGCGCGATCCGGCCGCCGGGCTGGCGGTAGATGAACCAGGCGACGGTGCGGCGGAAGCGGCGCAGGGCGACGGCGCCGTCGGGGTCCGGCGGGATCAGCTCGTGGGGCCGGTCGTGGTCGGCGGCGAGCTGGTTGGCCCAAGCGGTGAAGGCGCGGATCCGTTCCACGGCGGTGTCGGAGGACAGGCCGGTGCGGGGCATGCAGTGCCCTTGGCGTACCGGTAGAGGGTGCGGATGAACAGCTGCTCGCCGTCTTCGAGTTCCTCGACGACGGCGATGGCGCGCGCGACGGGTTCCAGCACGATCCACGGGGCGGCGCGTTGTTCGCCTTCGCCGATGGCGTTGCCGTCCTCGTCGAGCACGCCCTTGAAGTGCCAGCCGCGGATCTCGAACCGTACGGTGCCGTCGTCGCGTTCCGCGCGGGTGCAGCAGCCGCGGCGCAGGGCCAGGACCTCTTCGGGCCGCATGCCGGAGAGGTAGGCGCAGCAGATCAGGGCGGCGGTGGACAGGTGCAGCATCAGTACGTCCACGTCGTCGAAGCCGATCTGTTCTCGCCACGGGGCGGCGCTGATCCGGGCGGCGAGCGGGACGTTGAGGCGCGGGGCGGGGCCGAAGTCGGCCGGGGTGAGTTCGTCGGTCAGGAGGCCGCGGGCGCGGGCTACTTGGGAGGTGGTGACGCCGAGGGTGCCGGCCAGGAAGGTGTTGGCCATCGGCGGCAGCGGGCCGCCGAAGCGGGCGCGCACGGCGGTGGCGCCGGGCGCACCGCTGGAGGGCAGCTTCTCGCCGGCCGCGAGCAGGCCGCGCAGGTGGGTCACTGCGGTCTCGGTGCCGCCGTGCGGGGCGCGGTCGGGGATGGCGGCGAGGAGTCGGCGGTGCTCGCGGGCGGCGGCCAGGATGTCCGGGGACAGGTCCAGGACCGTGCGTAGCGCCCACACCAGCAGCGGGGCCATGACGGCCGGGTGCACGATCGCGACGCTGTTCTCGCCGTTCGGGGTGTCGTCGTTGGTGCCGAGGAAGTCGGACATGACCGCGGCCGGGTCCTCCCACGGCGGCATGACCAACCGGTCGCGCTCGGGCAGGTAGGGGGCGTAGGCCCACAACCGCGAGATCACCCGCAGGGCCTTGGCGTCGGTGCGCCACTGGCGGCCGAGCGGGCGCAGGTGCTCGGCGTACGCTTCCAGGTCGCCGGTGATGACCTGGGAGAGCTCGGTGATGCCGCGGCCGTCGAGCCAGGTGGCGAAGCGGGTCCAGATCTGGAAGTTGTGGCGCAGGGTGCCCGGTTGGGTGGTGGAGCGCGAGGCCCGCTGCTGGAGCAACACGGCCGGGGTGGGGATGTTCAGCTCGGCGAAGGCCGCGCGCATCAAGCCGGGCCGCAGCCCGGCGGGGCAGCGGCTCGGTCGATGACCAGCGAGCGGTTCGACTCCCTGGGGCTGATCAGCGCCAGACGCCAGGCCAGATCGCGGAAGCGCGGCAGCTGCTCGGGGTCGAAGCCGGGCCGCAGCCGGTTGAACGGCAGGACGAAGGTGTCCGGGGCCGGGTCGACGACCTCCGAGCCGGCGGGCAGGGGCGAGGACGCGTTCACGGGTCGAGCCTCCGTTCCAGCATCGCGTGGATCAGCTCCCGCTCGCTGTCGGCGACGGCGGCGAGCAGTTGGGGCCGCGCGTCGGTGGTGGTGTAGGGGGTGAGGAAGCCGCCGATCCGCGCGTGGTGCGTCGCCCAGTCCGCGGCCCACACCGCCGGCTTCACGGCCGAGCGCAGGGATTCCAGCGCCTGGTGCAGGTAGGCGATGCGGGGCAGGTCGCGGCCGGTGGCCACCGCGTTGCGGCAGGCGAAGCACAGCAGGAACGACACCGCGCACGGCGTCCTGGCCGTGCTGTGGTCGGAGTTGAGGAAGTCCGCGCACGAGGCGACCGGGGTGCGCAGTCGGCCGGCCACGATCCGGCGCGCCACCTCCATGTCGATCCCGGCCTCCTTGGCCATGAGCTCGGCGCTCACCTCGTCGGCGGCGTCGACGTTCTCGACCAGGCGCATGGCGACCGTTTGCCGGGCAAAGGCCAGAGCCTGGGCCAGCCCGAGCTCCACTGCGCCGCGCGAGGCGGCGCGGACGTCCTCGTCCTGCAGCTGGTAGTCCCGCTCGTGGGTGGCCTGGGTGTTGTTGCGGGCCCGGCCGTGGTGCGCCTGCGCGCTGTGGCGCAGCGCCTGGGCGTGCACCCGGGCGGGCAGGTCGACGCCGCCGGCGCGGACCTGCTGCTGCCAGCGCCGGATCGCCCCGTCCAGGGCTTTGCCGAGCTCGTAGTCCCGCAGATTCTCGGCTCCGCCCAGGCCGCGGTGGCCGACCAGCAGCTTCGTCGAGGGACGGCCCAGCAGCTCCAAGGTCGTCCTGGCCGACGCGGTCAGCTCCAGCACGTGCCGCAGGACCCGGCCGCTGGAGCCCTCGCCGACGTCGACGAGCGTGTTGCTCGCGTGGCGGCGCCGTCCGCGCCGGGCCTTGTCCGTGTCGACCTGGTGCACGGCGGGGTCCTCGCGGTCCGCATTCGGCCACCAGGTGGGCACGTCCATCTTCTTGAGCACCGACTAGTTCCACGCCTCGTGCGCGATCAGCAGCATGGCCGCCGCCCCGATCTCCGCCGGCGTCGCGAAGAGCCGGCTCAGCGAGGCGGCGTTGCCCTCGAAGGCGCACGCGCGCTCCGCGTACGCGGTCACCGCGTGGTCGGTGCTGTTGGGGTGGCGCGGAAGGTCCCCGGTGCGGGCCAGCACGTCCAGCACCTCACCGAGTGGCCAGTCGCCGTCTCCGCGCTCGATCGCCCCGGCCCGCCACCGTTGGAGGACCGCGGTGTTCGCCGCGATCCGCAGCCGCCCGGCGCGCACCGTCGCGGCGGCCGCGTCCCGGATCCGGCGAAGTTCCTCCCTGGTGTGGGCCTGCTTGCGCGGCCGCCCGCGCCGGGCCGGCGGTCGGCGCCGCGGCGTCTCCATGAACACGCGGGTCGCCTCCGGCACCCCGGGCGCCCGCCGGACGACCGCGGCCAGGACCCGGCGGACGTGGATGTCGCCGCTCCACTGCTTCCACCACTTCACCGTGATCTGCCCGGTCGCCGCGACGGGAGGCTCGGCCGCCGCCGCGTCCTTGAACAGCAGCTTCAGCGCGCCGGCGTTCGTCTGGTAGGTGTCCTGGCTGCCCCAGCCCCGGCCCTGCGCGGCCAGCGCGGCCACCAGCGCCCGCCGGAATTCGACAGGGCCGGGGCTGGCCCGGAAGTCCCACACGCCCAGCGGCTTCCCGGCGCCGCTGACCGGGCGGATGACCAGCCCGTCCGCGTCCAGCACGGGCGCCTTGCGGTAGTCCGTCGGCGGCAGCGCCGCCCGGCGGCCCCGCCCGCTCACGCCGCGTCCAAAATCAGGCCTGTGCGCGCCGCCAGCTCCGCGATCTTCTCCACGTTTACGGGGTTGTCGTCGTCGCCGAGCAGCGACTCCAACTGCAGCCCGCGCACCGGCTCCAGGTACACATCCCGCGTCACCTGGTCGCTGCGGTGCCCGAGCATGTCCTTGACCATCAGCCAGACCTGCCCATACACCTCCTCGTAGTGCAGGCGCTCAGCCGGTGTCAGCCCGAGTCGGCGGTCCAGCGCGTTGTGCAGGGCGATCAGGGTCCGCAGGGCCATGGAGTGCCGCAGCATCTTCGGCGTCGCGAAGACCTCGAGCCCCGCGGCGGCGCACCGGTCGCTCGCCCGCTCGAGAACCTTCGTCCAGCTCGTGTACCGCAGCGGCAGCCCGCTCTCGGTCAGCCACAGCATCGCCGGCTCCAGGCCGTCCTCGCCCTCGACGAACAGCATCATCCGCTCGGCCGCCGTCAGCCTCCCAAGCGCGCTCTCACCCGCACGACCGTCCCGGCTCCTCCACTGCACCCGTCCCGCCCGGCTGACCGTCTGGATGATGCGCAGGCCGGGCAGCCGGTCGTAGACGCCGCGCCGGCGCGCACGGGCCACGGCCAGGGCGCGCGTGCTCATCCGGTAGCCCTCGACGCGCTGGAGCGCTGGGTGGCCGACGTAGAAGGTGTAGCCGGCCCGCTTGGCCACACCCTGGCCCACCCTGCCCGCGTAGTAGTTTCGCCGCCTCAGCGCCGGGAGTTCGCAGAGCAGCAGGGTGCCGCCCTCGCGGCGCCGCAGGCCGCTGGAGTACGTCAGGTCGGGGTAGGCCATGTGCCGGCCGGCTGATTGACCGCGCCACGCTTCGTCCTCCAGCCCGCTCGGCAGCATGCCGCCGAGCCCGACGTTGCGCCACAGCCGAAAGGCCCGGGGCGAGAGCCACTTCACGTCCGAGGTCTTCACGTCCGACGGCGAGGCGAGCGTCACCGGGTTCGCCGGTATAAGGTCGCTCTGGGCCGCGATGCCGTACAGCAGCTTCAACGCGGCCTGCTCCTTCGGCCACGTGCCGCCGTCGACCGGAGCCGGATTCATCGCCCCTCGTCGACGCCAGTCCTCCCAGTCCTCAACGTCGTCCTCCGACGCCTCGTCCCAGTCCAGTCCGCGCTGCCACAGGAACGTGAAGAACAGCCGGTAGAGCGGAGCGTACGTGACCTGGGTGCCCGGCGCCTTGGCCGAGAACGCCGAGCGTCGCAGGCACTCACTCAGCCGAGGATCGACCCGGCCCTCCGGCGAGACGAGGATCGGCTGCCTCTCGCGCAGCCCGAGCGTCCGCTCGCGCTCCTTCAAGTCCTCCCAGCCAGGGACGGGTCGGCCTCCGACGGGATCGCCCCCGTCACCAACCCAGAACAGCCGCCATTCATAACCCACTTGACTCCCTCAGCCGCAACACGACATGAGGCAACACGGCGTATGTCCACAGAACACCGCTACGGGACCGGTGCGGGCCCGCCGGGAGCCGGGCGCCCGACGGAGCCGGCGCGCGCACGGCAGCCGGTGCGCGCAGGGCGTGGACGTGCGCCCGGGAAGGGTGCGCCGGTCAGACCGTCCGCGCCCCGGCCGCCGCCTGCGCCACGGCGGACGCGCCGTCCTCCTCGGCCCCCACCCGGGCGAGGTCCCGGTGCCGCGTCTCCCGGGCCACACCGACGGCGACCAGCGTCAGCACGGCGGCCGCGATCACGTACAGCGCGATCGGGGTGGAGCTGTCGTAGTCGGCGAGCAGCGCGGTGGCGATCAGCGGGGCGGGGGCACCGGCCGCCACGGAGGCGAACTGGGCGCCGATGGAGGCACCGGAGTAGCGCATCCGGGTGGCGAACATCTCGGCGAAGAAGGCGGCCTGGGGTGCGTACATGGCGCCGTGCAGCACCAGTCCGACGGTCACGGCCAGCACCAGGCGGCCGAACGATCCGGTGTCGGCCAGCGAGAAGAACGGGAACATCCACAGACCGACGCCGGCCGCGCCGAACAGGTACACGGGCCGTCGCCCGACCCGGTCGGAGAGCGCGCCCCAGGCGGGAATCACGGCGAAGTGCACGGCCGAGCCGATGAGGACGGCGTTGAGCGCGGTCTGCTTCGACACACCGGCGGAGGTGGTGGCGTAGACGAGGACGAACGCGGTGATGACGTAGTAGCTGATGTTCTCCGCCATGCGGGCGCCGATGGCGACGAGCACGTCCCGCCAGTGGTGCCGCAGCACGGAGACGAGCGGCGGCTTCTCCTCGGCACCCGGCTGCCGGGACTCGGCCCGCCGCAGCGCATCCTTGAAGACGGGCGACTCATCGACGGAGAGCCGGATCCACAGGCCGACGACCACGAGGACACCGGAGAGCAGGAACGGGATCCGCCAGCCCCAGCTGCCGAAGGCGTCGTCCGAGAGCACCGCGGTGAGCAGCGACAGCACACCGGTCGCCAGCAACTGCCCGGCCGGCGCTCCCGTCTGCGGCCAAGAGGCCCAAAAACCACGCCGCCGTGCGTCCCCGTGCTCGGACACCAGCAGGACGGCGCCGCCCCACTCGCCGCCGAGCGCGAAGCCCTGGACCAGGCGCAGCGCGGTCAGCAGCACGGGCGCGGCGCTCCCGACGGTGGCGTGCGTGGGCAGCAGTCCGATGGCGAAGGTCGCCCCGCCCATCAGCAGCAGGCTCAGCACCAGCAGCCTCTTGCGCCCCAGCCGGTCACCGTAGTGCCCGAACACCAGCGCCCCCAGCGGACGGGCCGCGAACCCCACGGCGTACGTCAGGAACGACAGCAGCGTCCCGACCAGCGGATCGGAGCCCGGGAAGAACAGCTTGTTGAACACCAGCGCGGCGGCGGAACCGTACAGGAAGAAGTCGTACCACTCGATGGTGGTCCCGATGAGGCTGGCGGCGACGATGCGGGGGAGGCTGGCAGGGGGTGGGGGAGCGGTGGTTCCGGAGGCCATGTGCGCCACTTCCTCGTGTGCGGTGGGGACGGGTACGTGTCGGCACACCGTAAGAACATGCAGGTCAGGCGCACATGTGGCGGGGCAACATAGTTCGAAGCTTGCCTATGCGTGCGTCCGCCATGCCGACTCACGAACGGGCGTTTCAGGGGCTCGAAGGTGGCGGCACCGGGTGCCGTCCGGGACGCGTGGTGCGGCCGGCGGCCCGGCGATGGACCGACCTCCTTGACAGCTAACCTCATGTTGCGTGCAGTATGTTGCATGCCAGTTCCGCAGAGCCGGGGGCTCGTTTCCAGGTCGCTCCTTCGGGAGACCGCCTACCGGGCGATCCGGGACGCCATCATCGACGGCACGTTCGCCCCGGGCGAACGCCTCAACGACAGCGACCTGGTGGAGTGGCTGGGTGTCAGTCGCACCCCCATTCGGGAGGCCCTGACGCGTCTGGACCAGGCCGGACTGGTCCAGACGAAACCCGGCCGTTACACCATGGTCAGCCCCCTGGACGTCCGCGCTGTCCGCGCCGCCCAGTCGGTGACGGCTGCCATGCACGAACTCGCCGTCCGCGAGGCACTGCCCAACCTGTCCGCCGCCGAGCTCGACGCCATGCGCGAGGCCAACGCACGCTTCGCCGACGCCCTGCGGCGCAACGACGCCGACGCGGCGATCGCCGCCGACGACGACTTCCACGGTGTCCCGGTCGCCGCCTGTGCCAACCACGCCATCCACAGCGTCCTCGAGCAGTTCACGCCGGTGCTGCGGCGCCTGGAGCGATTGCGTTTCTCCTCGCTCGGCGGCCGGGGCTCGGTCGGTCAGCACGACCGGATCATCGCGCTGTGCGAGGCGGGGGACGTGGAGGGGGCGGTGGCGGCCACCCGCGCCAACTGGCAGACGCTGGTACCCCTGCTCGACATCCCGCTCCCCGGCGGCGAAGAGGTGGGCGACGGACCCGTCGGCACCGCTTCCCCGCACTGACCAGAGCCCCGCACCGCACGCCTCCCCCAAGGACCCACAGATGCCCCTCGACGCCTTCGAGCGTTACCCCCTGCTGTTCGGACCCAGCCCCGTCCACCCCCTGGACCGGCTCAGCGACCACCTCGGCGGCGCGCGCATCTGGGCCAAACGGGAGGACTGCAACAGTGGATTGGCTTTCGGCGGCAACAAGACCCGGAAGCTGGAGTACCTGCTTCCCGATGCCCTCGCCATGGGCGCGGACACCCTGGTCAGCATCGGCGGGGTGCAGTCCAACCACACCCGGCAGGTGGCCGCGGTCGCCGCCAGGGCCGGTCTGAAGGCCGTCCTCGTGCAAGAGAGCTGGGTGGACTGGCCGGACGCGGTCAACGACAAGGTCGGCAACATCCTGCTGTCACGCATCATGGGCGCCGACGTACGACTGGTCCGGGCCGAATTCGGCATCGGCTTCAAGGACAGCTGGCAGCAGGCCCTGGAGGACGTCCGGTCCGCCGGCGGCACCCCGTACGCCATCCCGGCCGGTGCCTCGGACCATCCGCTGGGCGGTCTCGGCTTCGCCGGCTGGGCCCACGAGGTGCAGCAGCAGGAGCGTGAACTGGGCGTCTTCTTCGACACCGTCGTGGTGTGCAGCGTCACCGGCAGTACCCACGCGGGCATGATCGCGGGCTTCGCCGGCCAGGAACGGCCCCGCCGCGTCCTGGGCATCGACGCCTCGGCCAAGCTCGCCGAGACCCGCGCCCAGGTGGAGAAGATCGCCCGCAACACCGCCGAACTCATCGGCCTCGGCCGGGACCTGCGCGACGACGAGATCACCGTCCTCGAGGGCTGGGCCGGCGACCGCTACGGAATCCCGGTACGGTCCACCCTGGACGCCATCCGGCTCACCGCAAGCCTCGAAGGCATGATCATCGATCCCGTCTACGAGGGCAAGTCCATGGCCGGGCTCATCGACCTCGTACGCAACGGAGACGTCCCGAAGGACTCCAACGTCCTGTACGCCCACCTCGGCGGCCAGCCCGCCCTCAACGCTTACAGCGGCGTCTTCCGCTGACCGGGTACACACCCGGTCTCCCCGTCGCGTCCCTGAGGCGCCGTCCCATGGTGCGGCGGGACGGCCGGGCCGGGTGGAACGGACCGGTGCTCAGGGAAGCCGGTAGTCCGCGTTCAGGGCCGCTC
This is a stretch of genomic DNA from Streptomyces sp. TG1A-8. It encodes these proteins:
- a CDS encoding HAD hydrolase-like protein — translated: MTTPHRPLLPVGGGWRRRKNRTHTMGYSARIFDFDGTLVDTGTLNLTSCHAALCCYTSITVPCASLQLAPLGDLAAFRRWLIREHKVVLPCTDAEWVAAVRVRWLASAVDHLRELPAARLARAAAARGPVAVASSNDGQVVRAGLRFIGLAETISTVVAREDVAALKPAPDAYLAAAAQLDVPAQECLAYENTDEGVLAAQTASMDVIDVRCIRRNP
- a CDS encoding integrase, with the protein product MKERERTLGLRERQPILVSPEGRVDPRLSECLRRSAFSAKAPGTQVTYAPLYRLFFTFLWQRGLDWDEASEDDVEDWEDWRRRGAMNPAPVDGGTWPKEQAALKLLYGIAAQSDLIPANPVTLASPSDVKTSDVKWLSPRAFRLWRNVGLGGMLPSGLEDEAWRGQSAGRHMAYPDLTYSSGLRRREGGTLLLCELPALRRRNYYAGRVGQGVAKRAGYTFYVGHPALQRVEGYRMSTRALAVARARRRGVYDRLPGLRIIQTVSRAGRVQWRSRDGRAGESALGRLTAAERMMLFVEGEDGLEPAMLWLTESGLPLRYTSWTKVLERASDRCAAAGLEVFATPKMLRHSMALRTLIALHNALDRRLGLTPAERLHYEEVYGQVWLMVKDMLGHRSDQVTRDVYLEPVRGLQLESLLGDDDNPVNVEKIAELAARTGLILDAA
- a CDS encoding MFS transporter yields the protein MASGTTAPPPPASLPRIVAASLIGTTIEWYDFFLYGSAAALVFNKLFFPGSDPLVGTLLSFLTYAVGFAARPLGALVFGHYGDRLGRKRLLVLSLLLMGGATFAIGLLPTHATVGSAAPVLLTALRLVQGFALGGEWGGAVLLVSEHGDARRRGFWASWPQTGAPAGQLLATGVLSLLTAVLSDDAFGSWGWRIPFLLSGVLVVVGLWIRLSVDESPVFKDALRRAESRQPGAEEKPPLVSVLRHHWRDVLVAIGARMAENISYYVITAFVLVYATTSAGVSKQTALNAVLIGSAVHFAVIPAWGALSDRVGRRPVYLFGAAGVGLWMFPFFSLADTGSFGRLVLAVTVGLVLHGAMYAPQAAFFAEMFATRMRYSGASIGAQFASVAAGAPAPLIATALLADYDSSTPIALYVIAAAVLTLVAVGVARETRHRDLARVGAEEDGASAVAQAAAGARTV
- a CDS encoding GntR family transcriptional regulator; this translates as MPVPQSRGLVSRSLLRETAYRAIRDAIIDGTFAPGERLNDSDLVEWLGVSRTPIREALTRLDQAGLVQTKPGRYTMVSPLDVRAVRAAQSVTAAMHELAVREALPNLSAAELDAMREANARFADALRRNDADAAIAADDDFHGVPVAACANHAIHSVLEQFTPVLRRLERLRFSSLGGRGSVGQHDRIIALCEAGDVEGAVAATRANWQTLVPLLDIPLPGGEEVGDGPVGTASPH
- a CDS encoding 1-aminocyclopropane-1-carboxylate deaminase, with protein sequence MPLDAFERYPLLFGPSPVHPLDRLSDHLGGARIWAKREDCNSGLAFGGNKTRKLEYLLPDALAMGADTLVSIGGVQSNHTRQVAAVAARAGLKAVLVQESWVDWPDAVNDKVGNILLSRIMGADVRLVRAEFGIGFKDSWQQALEDVRSAGGTPYAIPAGASDHPLGGLGFAGWAHEVQQQERELGVFFDTVVVCSVTGSTHAGMIAGFAGQERPRRVLGIDASAKLAETRAQVEKIARNTAELIGLGRDLRDDEITVLEGWAGDRYGIPVRSTLDAIRLTASLEGMIIDPVYEGKSMAGLIDLVRNGDVPKDSNVLYAHLGGQPALNAYSGVFR